Proteins encoded together in one Bacteroides ovatus window:
- a CDS encoding RagB/SusD family nutrient uptake outer membrane protein: MKLQNKWFIGAMLGAAVCLVSTSCVDEIKFGNSFLDKAPGGNATIDTVFNSAEYTRQFLNTCYSRQYYGLPYNTDSNGNIPDSSSPYLGKKDALTDCWSLYFSDATVYQQYYLGSLNANYGTRGNIFPYTREMVWEVVRWCWLLMENIDRVPGMDSTEKTQLVAEAKCLIAARYFDMFRHYGGLPLLYASFTGTESGYEIPRATVEETVNYMIKMLDDAINSGGLVWAYADADLASKAGHWTKAGAMALKCKIWQFAASPLFNDVNGYAGGNSEAEQQHLVWYGGYHAELWDNCLKACEAFFKELESQGGYSLNKASEETPEQYRQAYRMGYIRQNSKEVLHSVRTNMSDAFNSSSYMWHSWAVPSLCRTEYPPTQEYVEMFPWADGTPFDWKKTETEGKLDAMFLTGTFKNGEQLLSEIVLTRDPRLYEHCMVNGLPKMLDWSAGTMSGLPYELWVGGYDEGQNAALESGNYATGYKNMKYYLGTEYQRQYTHWVYLRLSDIYLTYAEALLQAKNDHRGAIDQMNIVRARVGLKKDLAECVTDKNLLSDKAALLEELLCERVRELGLEDSRYFDLVRYKRADRFEKRLHGLLAYRLDDTGNRITGNAKWNEGDKNKGALQPTRFEYERFELSKPVRRWWTYGFDPKWYLSPFPQTEINKGYGLIQNPGW; the protein is encoded by the coding sequence ATGAAATTACAAAATAAATGGTTCATCGGTGCGATGTTGGGAGCGGCGGTTTGTTTGGTTTCCACTTCATGTGTGGACGAAATTAAATTCGGAAACTCTTTTTTGGATAAGGCACCGGGCGGAAATGCTACTATTGACACAGTGTTCAATAGTGCGGAATATACGCGCCAATTTTTGAATACCTGTTACAGTAGACAGTATTACGGATTACCTTATAATACGGACAGTAACGGTAATATTCCTGATTCTTCCAGTCCTTATTTAGGAAAGAAGGATGCGCTAACAGACTGCTGGTCACTTTATTTTAGTGACGCAACTGTATATCAGCAGTATTATTTGGGTTCTCTCAATGCCAACTATGGCACGCGTGGTAATATTTTCCCATATACACGGGAAATGGTATGGGAAGTAGTGCGCTGGTGCTGGTTGTTAATGGAAAATATAGATAGAGTGCCGGGCATGGATAGCACTGAAAAAACTCAGTTGGTGGCAGAAGCTAAATGCCTGATTGCGGCACGCTATTTTGATATGTTCCGTCATTATGGAGGTCTTCCATTGTTATATGCTTCATTCACCGGTACGGAGTCAGGTTATGAAATCCCCCGTGCTACGGTAGAGGAGACTGTTAACTACATGATAAAGATGTTGGATGATGCTATCAATTCCGGTGGATTGGTGTGGGCTTATGCTGATGCCGATCTTGCCAGCAAGGCCGGACACTGGACAAAGGCCGGTGCGATGGCATTGAAATGCAAAATCTGGCAATTTGCCGCTTCTCCGTTGTTTAACGATGTCAACGGATATGCAGGAGGAAACTCAGAGGCTGAACAGCAGCATCTGGTATGGTACGGCGGCTACCATGCGGAACTTTGGGATAACTGTTTGAAGGCTTGTGAAGCATTCTTTAAAGAGCTGGAGAGTCAAGGCGGATATAGCCTGAATAAGGCTTCGGAAGAAACACCGGAACAGTATCGGCAGGCATATCGTATGGGATATATTCGTCAGAACAGCAAGGAGGTCTTGCATTCTGTCCGCACGAATATGTCGGACGCTTTCAACTCAAGTTCTTATATGTGGCATTCCTGGGCTGTTCCGTCACTTTGTCGTACCGAATATCCGCCTACACAGGAATATGTGGAGATGTTCCCATGGGCCGACGGTACTCCGTTTGACTGGAAAAAGACGGAAACAGAAGGTAAGTTGGATGCAATGTTCCTGACCGGAACATTCAAAAATGGAGAACAACTATTGTCGGAAATCGTATTAACCCGTGATCCTCGTCTGTATGAGCATTGCATGGTAAACGGATTGCCGAAGATGTTAGACTGGAGTGCAGGAACAATGTCCGGTTTACCTTATGAATTGTGGGTCGGAGGATACGATGAAGGACAAAATGCTGCACTTGAATCAGGTAACTATGCGACTGGTTATAAAAATATGAAATATTATTTGGGAACAGAGTACCAACGTCAGTATACGCATTGGGTATATCTTCGTTTATCTGACATTTATTTAACTTATGCAGAGGCCTTGCTTCAAGCCAAGAATGATCACCGGGGTGCTATTGACCAAATGAATATAGTACGTGCCCGCGTAGGATTGAAGAAAGATTTGGCGGAGTGTGTTACAGATAAGAATTTACTTTCTGACAAAGCAGCCTTATTGGAAGAATTGCTGTGCGAGCGTGTTCGGGAATTGGGGCTTGAAGATAGCCGTTACTTTGATCTTGTCCGTTACAAGCGTGCCGATCGTTTCGAGAAGCGCCTGCACGGGTTGCTCGCCTATCGTTTGGATGATACCGGTAATCGTATAACGGGAAATGCTAAATGGAATGAAGGAGATAAGAACAAGGGGGCATTGCAGCCTACTCGTTTTGAATATGAAAGGTTTGAGTTATCCAAGCCGGTCCGTCGGTGGTGGACATACGGATTTGATCCCAAATGGTATCTTTCTCCATTCCCGCAAACGGAAATTAACAAAGGATATGGATTGATTCAGAATCCGGGTTGGTAA
- a CDS encoding SusC/RagA family TonB-linked outer membrane protein — protein MRKNKILILALLVCLSIPVRAQNTDNNIIGIVVDKSGNPVYGASVNVEGGAVETRVETDKDGKFEIAVEKGQRLSVVSVDKGSTTVVAKTDGPMTIVMGYAAQTIDVGANRTFSRHESTAAVSTTYNEEFNKRSSRNISNSLYGYGLGLTTLQNAASTGLMADPTFYVRGLQSLSSSTPLVLVDGLERDMSLVSPEEVESVSILKDAAAVALYGYKGVNGAILITTKRGKYKTKEITFTYDHIINTQSRRPEFVDAATYASAVNEARGYEGLGARYTPEEVDAFRNGVGSGGASRMYPYLYPNVNWIDETFKDRGVSNKYTIEFRGGGAKFRYYTMANLLTDKGFIKTPNANDGYSTQNMYSRANLRTNLDIDLTATTKLKLNLLGTLSESRIPGASVNLWDMIYSIPSAAFPVRTEDDSWGGSTTWAGTSNPVAQSQGAAYSKGHSRSLFANLTLSQDLSGLLKGLGANFRLAYDNYSNILEDHSKTYTYAGYATSWTTNGPFYTAISGGESSEMGSGAGIDNWARQFNFAGSVDYNRSFRKWDVYSQFKWDYEYRDSYGLNTTIYRQNVSWYNHVGFSNRYYLDLALVGSASSLLAPGHKWAFSPTISAAWVLSEEKWLKDVSWVNFLKLRASFGVINVDYLPKDGSTTVYDYWDQIYTTTGTQYKFNSSYDSEFGSTIIGRLATANSTHEKAYKYNVGVDAVLFNGLDVTAEGYYQRRKDIWVSSEGKYTDVLGVDAPFENAGIVDSYGVELGLNYTKRLGDVVFNLGGNFAWNKNEIKEQLEEPRLYKNLVQTGNRLGQVYGMVAEGFFKDKEDIANSLPQNFSTVVPGDIKYKDVNGDGIIDANDKTAIGYSTTAPEIYYSFHLGAEWKGIGVDVMFQGTGNYSAVLNTKSMFWPLINNTTLSTHYYENRWTPENQNAKYPRLSSQSNANNYQANTVWLADRSFLKLRNAEVYYRFPEEWMKKTKILGSAKLYVRGTDLFCSDHIDVTDPECYGVATPLNKSVVVGVTIGF, from the coding sequence ATGAGAAAAAATAAGATTCTGATACTGGCTTTACTGGTTTGTTTGAGCATTCCGGTCAGAGCACAGAATACAGACAACAACATTATAGGTATTGTTGTTGATAAATCGGGAAACCCAGTCTATGGAGCGTCCGTTAATGTGGAAGGTGGCGCAGTGGAGACCCGGGTTGAAACTGATAAAGATGGTAAATTCGAGATTGCGGTCGAGAAAGGACAACGTTTGAGTGTCGTTTCTGTCGACAAAGGCTCTACCACAGTTGTGGCAAAGACTGATGGTCCGATGACTATTGTGATGGGATATGCAGCTCAGACTATTGATGTGGGAGCTAACCGGACATTCAGTCGTCATGAATCAACAGCAGCTGTTTCTACCACCTATAACGAAGAGTTTAATAAGCGGTCTTCCCGGAATATATCCAATTCTTTATATGGATATGGATTGGGCCTTACTACTTTGCAGAATGCGGCCAGTACCGGGTTAATGGCAGATCCTACCTTTTATGTACGTGGTTTGCAGAGCTTGTCAAGTAGTACACCGCTTGTGCTGGTTGACGGTTTGGAACGAGACATGAGCTTGGTGAGCCCAGAAGAAGTAGAATCCGTTTCCATCCTGAAAGATGCCGCGGCTGTGGCATTGTACGGATACAAAGGGGTGAACGGTGCGATCTTGATTACTACAAAGCGTGGTAAGTACAAAACAAAAGAGATAACTTTTACGTATGATCATATCATTAACACTCAGTCTCGACGTCCGGAATTTGTAGATGCAGCTACGTATGCTTCTGCAGTGAATGAAGCGCGTGGATATGAAGGTTTGGGAGCTCGGTATACTCCGGAAGAAGTCGATGCTTTCCGTAATGGAGTAGGTAGTGGAGGGGCTTCCCGTATGTACCCTTATCTCTATCCTAATGTGAACTGGATTGATGAAACCTTTAAAGACAGAGGAGTTTCTAATAAATATACGATCGAATTCCGTGGGGGAGGAGCAAAGTTCCGCTACTATACTATGGCGAATTTATTAACAGACAAAGGGTTTATCAAAACCCCGAATGCAAATGACGGATATTCTACACAGAATATGTATTCACGTGCTAATTTGCGTACAAATCTGGATATTGATTTAACCGCCACTACCAAATTGAAGTTGAATCTTCTCGGTACCTTGTCCGAATCTCGGATTCCGGGGGCTTCGGTTAACCTATGGGATATGATTTATTCGATTCCTTCTGCAGCTTTTCCGGTTCGTACGGAAGATGACAGTTGGGGAGGAAGTACTACTTGGGCGGGAACATCGAATCCTGTCGCACAATCGCAGGGAGCTGCTTATTCTAAAGGACACTCTCGCAGTTTGTTTGCCAACCTTACCTTGTCACAAGATTTATCTGGTTTGCTGAAAGGATTGGGAGCAAACTTTCGTTTAGCTTATGACAACTATTCCAATATTCTGGAAGACCATAGCAAGACTTATACGTATGCCGGTTATGCAACAAGCTGGACAACTAACGGTCCGTTTTATACTGCCATTTCAGGTGGCGAATCCAGTGAAATGGGTTCGGGTGCAGGTATTGACAACTGGGCGCGCCAATTTAACTTTGCAGGTAGTGTCGATTACAATCGCTCGTTTCGGAAGTGGGATGTGTATTCTCAATTCAAATGGGATTATGAGTATCGTGATTCATACGGATTGAACACTACTATTTATCGGCAAAATGTATCCTGGTATAATCATGTAGGTTTCTCTAATCGCTATTATTTGGATCTGGCATTGGTTGGCTCGGCCTCCAGTTTATTGGCACCGGGGCATAAATGGGCTTTCTCGCCTACCATTTCTGCTGCTTGGGTGCTTTCGGAAGAAAAATGGTTGAAAGATGTGTCTTGGGTGAACTTCCTGAAATTGCGCGCTTCGTTTGGAGTGATCAATGTTGATTATCTGCCTAAAGACGGAAGTACTACCGTATATGACTATTGGGATCAGATTTATACGACTACCGGTACGCAATATAAGTTTAACAGTAGTTACGACTCTGAATTCGGAAGTACTATTATCGGGCGCCTGGCAACTGCTAATTCGACACATGAGAAAGCGTATAAATACAATGTTGGTGTTGATGCCGTGTTGTTCAATGGACTGGACGTGACGGCAGAAGGCTATTACCAACGGAGAAAAGATATTTGGGTCTCTTCCGAAGGAAAATATACCGATGTGTTGGGCGTAGATGCTCCGTTCGAGAATGCCGGAATCGTTGATAGCTATGGCGTGGAACTAGGACTTAACTATACGAAACGGTTAGGAGATGTAGTGTTCAACCTTGGCGGTAATTTTGCTTGGAATAAGAATGAAATTAAGGAACAACTGGAAGAACCGCGTTTGTATAAGAATCTTGTGCAAACAGGAAATCGGTTGGGACAAGTATATGGAATGGTAGCTGAAGGTTTCTTCAAAGATAAAGAAGATATAGCAAACAGCCTTCCGCAAAACTTTAGTACGGTAGTGCCGGGAGACATAAAATATAAAGATGTGAATGGAGACGGAATCATTGATGCCAATGATAAAACAGCTATCGGTTATAGTACGACGGCTCCGGAAATTTATTATTCTTTCCATTTGGGAGCCGAATGGAAAGGGATTGGAGTAGATGTAATGTTTCAGGGAACAGGTAACTATTCTGCTGTCTTGAATACGAAGAGTATGTTTTGGCCGTTGATAAATAATACGACACTTTCTACTCATTATTATGAGAATCGTTGGACACCGGAAAATCAAAATGCCAAATATCCTCGTTTGAGTTCACAGAGTAATGCCAATAACTATCAGGCTAATACAGTTTGGTTGGCGGACCGGTCATTCTTGAAGTTACGTAACGCGGAGGTGTATTACAGATTTCCGGAAGAATGGATGAAGAAGACTAAGATATTGGGGAGTGCCAAGTTATATGTCAGAGGAACAGACTTGTTCTGTTCAGATCATATTGATGTGACAGATCCGGAATGTTATGGTGTAGCGACTCCGCTGAATAAGAGTGTAGTAGTCGGTGTTACGATTGGTTTTTAA
- a CDS encoding RagB/SusD family nutrient uptake outer membrane protein has translation MKLKNIIYGMMCVAALGSCSDKMEYHEYNNYDEDFVKLNFGNVGGLITNIYLSMDVDFGNYSGAILGSATDESEYAYSGNQIEDFYNGSWSPSNAKSSMWTSCYEGIANCNLYLEKFTGLTFPELALNSDYAQQMFRYTNYQYEVRFLRAYFYFNLVRQYGDVPFSDHILTAEESNTLSRRPAQEIFDYIIAECDDIKDKIIVDYSKLGDMALPSSPAETGRANRKTVLALKARAALYAASPLFNPTDNRELWYRAAKANKEILDDSNGFAEKAKLLVEDYSSLWSKDNYNDATNELIFLRRATTTTNSFEGYNFPVGLENCKGGNCPTQTLVDAYEMKDTGLRPDELDNYDPANPYYTNRDPRFYLTIAKNGDEKWPNWNTVPLQTYQGGLNAEPLSGGTPTGYYLKKYCQTAVDLRAGTASKTYHSWITFRFGEFYLNYAEAVYKYLGSPYATDNEFTTSAVDAIKVVRTRAEMPGFPQGMTNDAFWKKYQNERMVELAFEGHRFWDVRRWKEGDKHFKNIVEMKITKNGDDTYTYERKVKERSWDDKMYFFPIPQSEKSKNPNLEQNPGW, from the coding sequence ATGAAACTGAAAAACATTATCTACGGAATGATGTGTGTAGCCGCACTCGGTTCCTGCTCAGATAAGATGGAATATCATGAGTACAATAATTATGATGAGGATTTTGTGAAGCTCAACTTCGGTAATGTAGGAGGGCTGATAACAAATATCTATTTGTCCATGGATGTGGACTTTGGAAACTATAGCGGGGCAATTCTTGGTTCTGCTACCGATGAGTCCGAATATGCTTATTCGGGAAATCAGATTGAAGACTTTTACAATGGTTCTTGGAGTCCGTCGAATGCTAAAAGTAGCATGTGGACGTCCTGTTATGAAGGGATAGCCAATTGTAATTTATATCTGGAGAAGTTTACCGGACTGACATTTCCCGAGTTGGCTTTGAACAGTGATTATGCACAACAGATGTTCCGCTATACCAATTACCAGTATGAGGTACGTTTCCTTCGTGCATATTTCTACTTTAACTTGGTACGGCAATATGGAGATGTGCCGTTTAGCGACCATATATTAACAGCCGAAGAATCGAATACGTTATCGCGCAGACCGGCACAGGAGATTTTTGATTATATCATAGCCGAATGTGATGATATTAAAGATAAGATTATCGTCGATTACAGTAAACTGGGAGATATGGCATTGCCTAGTAGTCCGGCGGAAACAGGACGTGCCAACCGTAAAACGGTATTGGCCTTGAAAGCTCGTGCAGCATTGTATGCGGCAAGTCCTTTATTTAATCCGACTGATAATAGAGAACTGTGGTATCGTGCAGCTAAAGCCAATAAGGAAATTTTAGATGACAGTAATGGGTTTGCTGAAAAGGCAAAACTCTTAGTGGAGGATTATTCATCACTTTGGAGCAAGGACAATTACAATGACGCTACTAATGAATTGATTTTTCTCCGTCGTGCCACTACTACCACTAATTCTTTTGAGGGATATAACTTCCCGGTAGGGTTGGAAAATTGTAAAGGTGGAAACTGTCCCACACAGACACTGGTGGATGCGTATGAGATGAAGGATACAGGGTTGCGTCCGGACGAGTTGGATAACTATGATCCTGCTAATCCTTATTATACCAACCGCGACCCTCGTTTCTATCTGACTATTGCCAAGAATGGGGACGAAAAGTGGCCTAACTGGAATACTGTTCCTCTGCAAACCTATCAGGGCGGACTAAATGCGGAGCCTTTGAGTGGCGGAACTCCGACTGGCTATTATCTGAAGAAGTATTGTCAGACGGCAGTAGACTTACGTGCCGGTACAGCTTCAAAGACCTATCATTCATGGATTACATTCCGTTTTGGAGAGTTCTATTTGAATTATGCGGAAGCTGTATATAAGTATCTGGGTAGTCCGTATGCAACGGATAATGAATTTACAACTTCGGCTGTGGATGCTATCAAAGTAGTTCGTACGCGTGCCGAGATGCCCGGATTCCCTCAAGGGATGACCAATGATGCTTTCTGGAAGAAATATCAGAATGAACGTATGGTAGAATTGGCCTTTGAAGGACATCGTTTTTGGGATGTACGTCGTTGGAAGGAGGGTGACAAACATTTCAAGAACATTGTTGAAATGAAGATTACGAAGAATGGGGATGATACTTATACGTATGAACGTAAGGTAAAAGAAAGAAGTTGGGATGATAAGATGTATTTCTTCCCGATTCCGCAGAGTGAAAAATCTAAGAATCCTAATTTGGAGCAGAATCCGGGGTGGTAA